Below is a genomic region from Spongiibacter nanhainus.
AAAGACATGGGCCTGATCAATCACTGTGTTGCAGCCGATGAATTGGACGATGCGGTGGCCGCATTTTGTGATCGACTCTTGGCTGGGGCGCAGGGTGCCATTCGCGCCACCAAGGTGCTGCTGAACCTGGAGCTGAAACGCATTGTCACCGCCACCATCGACGCCGGTTTGGCCTACGAGGCTCGCAGTGTGCGCAGCGATGATCATCGCGAGGCCGTGGCCGCCATGATCGAGAAACGCAAGCCGGTTTTTGGTGAGAAAAAATAGCAGTGACCGGGAGCCAATACCAGGCGGCTAAAAGTCGCTGAAGAAGAGCAGGCGAGTTCAAGCGAGTTAAAGAGGGCAGGGGGCAGTATGGCGCGCTACAGCATGCTGGTACTCAGTCGACCGGTAGCCGGTCAGGACGAGGCCTACAACGACTGGTATCAGAATACGCATTTGCAACAGATTGTCTCACTGCCCGGCTTTGTCTCGGCTCAGCGCTTTAAATTGCGGGTCAATATGCGGGGTGAGAACGCCTATCCCTACGCCGCGATCTACGAGATTGATACCGACGATGTCGACGCCGCCTTTGCCGCCCTGGAAAAGGCCTCCAGCGACGGCAGTTTGATCATGGCGCCGGCCTTCGACACCGAGACCGTTTACGCCTCAATTTACGAACCCTTGGGGGAGCCGGTCTGCGAATCCTCTGCAGAATCGGAGCAGGGCGACGACGGGGGGTAAAGGATGGTGGTTGGGCAAAGAGGTTGGCCTGAGTGCATGGTCCCGCCTGGCTGTAGCCTTTTTGGGGTGGCCACGGTAACATGCTCCATATAATCAACAGTGTCGTACAGTAATGGTCTCGGAGGAATGGCACGTGTAGAGGTGATCACAGAGAGCTTCGGCACGACAGAGACACATTAGACAGTGACATAACAGACAGTGACACAATAAACCGGATCGAAAAATCGGATGAGCGAGACACAGTTAGAACAATTCCGTCAGGAAGTGCGCGGCTGGCTGGGTGACAATATCCCCCAGGGCTGGCGCGCCGCGATGACCAATGCCGAACAGCCGGCCTTTGTGGAGTTGCAGCAGGCCTGGTTTAAAAAGCTGGTGGAGCAGGGCTACGCCACACCCCATTGGCCGGAAGGTTGGCACGGCGGTGGGCGCTCACTGGCTGAGCAAAAGGTCATCTTTGAAGAGGTGGCCAGGGCCGACGCACCCCGGCTGATCCTGTATTTTGTTGCCCTGTATCATGCGGCCTGTACCCTGTTTGAGTGTGGCTCTCAGGCGCAAAAGGACAAATACCTGCCCGGTATCCTCAATGGAGAAATCTGGTGCCAGGGCTTCTCAGAACCCAATGCGGGTTCCGATTTGGCCTCGCTGAAGACCCGTGCCGAGCGCCGTGGCGATAAGTACATTATTAACGGTCAGAAAACCTGGTCCACCATGGCCCAGTACGCTGACCGCTGCTTGTTGTTGGCCCGTACCGACGGTTCCGGTCCGCCTCAGGCAGGCCTGACTTATTTGCTGCTTGATATGAAGGCCAAGGGCGTGTCGGTGCGCCCTATCGATCAGATCACCGGTGACGATGAGTTTGCCGAGATCTTCTTCGACGATGTAGAAGTCTCAGTGGAGGACCGGGTCGGCGAAGAGGGTAATGGCTGGGCGGTGGCTCAGGCGACCCTGGCCTCCGAACGCGGTCTGACCCTGGTGGAGCTGACTCAGCGTATGCGCGGTGGGCTGTCGATGTTGGTGGAAACCTTAAAGTCTCAGGGGCGCCTGGATGACCCCCACATGCGCCAACAACTGGGACAGGTGATTCCCCAGGTGAATGCGGCCTGTGCCGTGGCCGACCGCTACCTGCAGAAGCGTATTAGCGATCAGGAGCAGGTCGGTGATGCTTCCATCGTCAAACTTTACTACGCCCAGGTGCTCAGAGAACTGGTGCGCCTTGGCGTGCAGAGCGAAGGTTTGGCAGGCCAGTATCACGGTGGCTTTATGCGGGGTGCGACCCAGGAAACCGGCAATTGGGCCCTGGATTTTATGAACTCCTACAACTGGTCTATCGCCGGCGGCAGCAACGAAGTTCAGCGCAACATCATCGCCGAGCGGATGCTGGGTATGCCCCGTGAACCCAAGCAGTGGCAGCTGTCTTGAGCCCGGGAGTGAGGAACTAACATGAGTGTGGAATTTCAAGAACTCAGAGACGCTGTCCGCCAGGTGGTAGACGGCCTGGACAAACTGGGCGCCGAGCAGGACTACTGGCATCAATGCCTGGAGTTGGGCTGGTTGATGGTGGCGGCGCCGGAGGAGCTCGGCGGTCTGGGTATGGGCTGCGAGGCGGCGGTGGCTGTACAGCTGGAATTGGGCCGGGGCTTAAGTGGCGCGCCCTATCTCCCGGCAGTGATGGCTGTCAGCGCCATCTGTGATTCCGGCCTCGATGACAAAAGCGAGCGCCTGGAAAAAATCTTTACTGGCGAGGCCATTACCGCCGCGCTGGTGGACGGTGGCCTCAGTGCCAGCGCTCAGACCTTAAGCGGTACCCTGAACGCGGTGTTAAGCGCCGACAGTGCGACGCAATTACTGTTTTGGACAGACGACCAGTCGCTGGTGGCGATCGCCGATCTGTCTCATTCGGCGATCAGCGCCCAGGGCCGGGATACCTGGGATACCACCCGCCGTCTGTTTGATGTTGAACTGCAGTCGTTGCCGGTCGCCGATGTCACTGTGCTGGCCGAAGGTCGCAGTGCTCAAACGATGATTAAACAGCTGCGTATGCAGCGCGACCTGGGGCTGGCAGCCGATGCTGTGGGCGCGTCAACCGCTCTGCTGGAGATGACGGTTGAACACCTCAATACCCGCATTCAGTTCCGCCGTCCGCTGGCGATGTTCCAGGCCCTCAAGCATCGCTGCGCCGATATGAAGACGCTTTGTGAGGCCTCGGAGGCACTGTTGATCTCGGTGCTGGATACCGACAGCGATGCCGATGTCATGGCGGCCAAGCAAATGGCGACCAGCCACTACGCCACCGTGGCGGAAGAAGCCCTGCAGCTGCACGGCGGCATCGGTATGGCGGTGGAGCACCCTTGTCACTTGTACCTTAAGCGGGCAATGTTGAACCCGCACTTGGGCACCAGCTCCGCGGCCTGTGCCGAAAGCGCGGTACAGGCTCTGTTGGATAGCGTGGCCTGAATGTAAGGCCACACGAGCACAGTAAAATGCGGCAGTTTCAACCAGAAAATGCCACCTACAAAACGTAACCCGTTCCAAGCAACCAGAGAGATAAAGCCTATGTTTTCTGCAATTCTGATTAACAAAGACGACAACGGCCAGACGGTCGAAGTTAGCCAGATTGACGAGGCGCAACTGCCCGAGGGCAACGTCAGCATCGACGTGGAATACTCCACCATGAACTACAAGGATGGCCTGGCGATTACCGGCAGCTCTCCTGTAGTGCGCAAGTTTCCCATGGTGCCGGGTATCGACCTGGCTGGTGTGGTGACTGAAAGCAGCCACGCCGACTATAAAGCTGGCGATAAAGTGGTGCTCAACGGCTGGGGTGTCGGTGAAGGTCACTGGGGTGGCCTGTCCCAAAAAGCGCGCCTCAACGGAGATTGGCTGGTGCCGCTGCCCAGCGCCTTTACCACCCGTCAGGCGATGGCCATCGGGACTGCCGGTTACACCGCTGCGCTGTGTGTAGATGCACTGGTCAATCACGGTGTGACCCCGGATCAGGGCGAGATTCTGGTTACCGGTGCTACCGGTGGTGTTGGCAGTGTGGCCGTATCTTTGCTGGCCAAGGCGGGCTTTACCGTTATTGCTCTGACCGGTAAAACCAGTGATGCGGAATACCTCAAGCAACTGGGCGCCAGCGATGTCATGGATCGCGCAGAAATGTCCGAGAAAGGTCGCCCCCTGCAGAAAGAGCGCTGGGCCGGTGTGGTGGACACAGCCGGTAGCCATATCCTGGCGAATGCCTGCGCTTCTACCAAGTACGGCGGTGCCGTCGCAGCCTGTGGTCTGGCCCAGGGTGCCGATCTGCCCAGCACGGTAATGCCCTTTATCCTGCGCGGCGTAGCCCTGCTGGGTGTCGACAGTGTGATGGCCCCCAAAGCGCCTCGCATGGCCGCCTGGGAGCGTTTGGCTAAGGATCTGGACGCCAGCCACCTGGATTTGATCGCCAAGGACATCAGCCTGGCAGAGGCGATTGATGTTGCTGACCAGTTGATGAAAGGCACGCTGCGCGGTCGCGTAGTGGTAGACGTCAACAAGTAAGTAGGGAAACCCCCAACGAAAATGGGGTGGCTTTAGCCACCCCATTTTTTTGTCACAATGTTTTTGCCGCCTATTTCTTGGCGGACGCTTGCGCGCTAATCATTTTCCCGCCGTCGCACTCCAGGGTTCCACTCAGGCTGATATCGTAGGACTTGGTGGAAGAATCCCGCAGGTCGGCTTTTTCACTACCATCCGGTTTTAAGCGACAGGTGGTGCCGTCCGCGAGGGTTAGATCAAATTCCTTCAATGACGGAGCTTGACCAGGTAGGCTCATCACCTTCACTGATAGGGCTGCGGTACCCATCGACCTCATGTCCTCCGACATGCTGGCGCCCCGCACCATCGATACCATTGAGGTGCCGCCGGGAACCACAATGCCTCCCTTGACCGATCCATTCAGATCACCGCTGTAAGTCGCTTGCCAGCCCGTGGCGCTAATTGCCATAGGGGCAAAGCTCACTACGGCCATTGCCAATGCCGAGGCGCGGGCATGGCCCAGAAAGTTACGATTCTGAATCATGGGTTAAAGTCTCCATACGTTCTTGGTTGGGATAGCCACAATGAATGATTTTTGTGGGTCGTCACTGTGGTTCAAGCACAGGCTTCACCGGCCACGTTCCTGTGTTACCGGTCCGCCGGCGATAGGGCTGTGTGCGTTTATTATGCAACAGAACTTCGGTGGACCCGACAGTTATTTGCAGGCTGAGTTTAAATCTTCAGCGTCGATTATTTATTGTCGTCATCCCGGTAGGCAGAGAACTCGTCATCCATGCGCATAAACATATAAATACCCATTTGATTCTCTTCCTTTGAGAAGTGATCGGTGATTCGCCGAATAACCTTGCAGGCGCTGGCGATCATTTCATCGCAATGCTGTCGCCCGGCGTCGGTCATTTCTATCAGTTTTTCCCGACCCGAATTGGGGTCTTCGCTGAGGGTGATATAGCCCAGCGGCTCACGTGATAGCGCGCGCAAGGCCTTGGAGACACTGCTACTGGTAATGTCGTACCAGTTGGTCATCAGCCGTACCACATCCTTGCGGTGGATGGCGGTTTTTTCGGTACGCTGTAGTTCTGAACGGAGTATCCACATGATTACCGTTTGGTGGCGATCCAATCGCCCGCATTCCATGAGTCCCGCCTCGATTTTCATCCCGATGGAAAAGTGAATCGGATAGAAATAATCGAGGAACATTGCCGGCGCATTGTCCTGTGTGGCGGGCACATCCGTGGGTTTTTTCCAGCTGTTCTTCAATCCTTGCTCCAAGTTACTGATGTCAAACGCTCAAAAGTTATGGGCCTGGGATTGATCTGTCAAGAATTAGTTTTTATGTGACAAAGTAATCAAAAATAAATAGTTTCCTGTTGACACTATTATTGTCTCGACACTAACATACTCGGCAAATAACAAAGCAACAGCGGAGCGAGTCGTGGAATCCAATTCCCTGAGCACACAGTTTCAGGCCTTAAGTCGGGCTGCGGGAGACGAGGTCTATCCGTCGTTAGCCGTCCGCCGTGACCGCCTGACGCGACTGGAAGCCATGCTCCGGGACAAGGAAGGACTGTTGTGTGACGCAATGAACCAGGACTACGGCCACCGTTCCAAGCGCCAAAGCGCCTTTGCCGATATCACCACCACGCTGAAATCTATCAACCACGCTCGCCGTCATTTGCGTTTCTGGATGGCTAAAACCCCCCGTCAAGTTGATATGAGTTTGCGGCTCACCGGCGCGCGCAGTTATAGCGAATATGTCCCCAAGGGGGTTGTGGGGGTAATTAGCCCCTGGAATTTCCCGGTCAATCTGACTTTTTCCCCGGTGGTGTCTGCCTTTGCTGCCGGCAACCGGGTGTTTATCAAACCCTCGGAAGTCACCCCAGCCACGGCAGAGCTTATTCAGGCCGCCTGTAGTGAGTACTTTCAGCCCGACGAGGTGGCAGTGGCCTGCGGAGGTGTCGAGGTCGCGAAGCAGTTTGTCGAGCTGCCTTTCGATCATTTGATTTACACCGGCGGCGAGGTGATTGCCAAGTCCATTATGGCGGCAGCGGCGAATAATCTAGTGCCGCTAACTCTGGAGTTAGGGGGAAAATCCCCAGTGATGATCGCCGATGATGCCGATCTGTCCCAAGCTGCAAAAAAAGTCGCGTTCGGCAAAATATTTAACGCGGGCCAAATCTGCATTGCACCTGACTATGTGATGCTGAATCCCGCCCAGCTAGAGCCCTTTGTGTCGGCCCTTGAAGCGGCCTTACAACACATGGCCTCCGCTCACGACAGCGACGGCGTCGACGTGGTCAACGATAGACACCGTCAGCGGATTGATTTTCTGGTTGACGAGGCCCGTCAGGCCGGCGCCGATGTTCGCACAGTGCAATGCGGGGCATATCGGGCCGATATTGTGATCAACCCCGATGCCGATATGGCAATTTGTTCGCAAGAGATTTTTGGGCCAGTGGTAGTGGTACGTACCTGTAATTCGGTGACTGAACAACTGGCTGAAGTTGCCGCCCGTCCGCATCCCCTGGTCGCCTACTATTTTGGCCGCAGCAGTGCGGGCTTTGAGCATGTTGCTCGGCAAATCCGCTGCGGCGCCCTGGTTAAAAACGACATTATTTTTCAGTACGCCAATGACGATTTCCCCTTTGGGGGCGTCGGCGCCAGCGGTATGGGTAAGTACCGCGGTATCGATGGGTTTCAGGAGTTTTCCAACCTCCGTCCGGTATTTAAATCCGGTGCGATTGATACCTCGTCGTTGGTCACACCCCCTTATCCCCGTTTGTTCGAGGCGGTGAATAACATAATGAGGAAACTATGAGCCAAGTAACGGTAAATTCTGGCGCCTCCAATGTGGACGCTGTATTGGATGCAATGCTCTCACCCGAGACCATTCAAAATCCTTACCCCAGTTATAAAGTCTTGCGGGATAATCCGCCGGTCTACGGCTTGCTGGACTATCCCCCCGGCACAGTCCCCGGTGTGGATCAACCTTTCCCGGCCTGGGTGTTCACACGTTACGACGACGTAGATTTTATTTTGCGCAATCCACAGTTGTTTTCGTCGGAAGATCCGATGCAGGCCAACTCCTCGGCGCCCAGCCTGATGCTGGTCAACCACGACCAGCCGCGTCATACCGCGCTGCGCAATCTGGCTAAAATTGCCTTCACCCCCCGCCGTATTCACGACAATATCGTTGATCGGCTGCGGGCCGATGTGACAACCATCATCGCCGAGAATCTGGGCAAGCAGACTGACTTTATGGAGTCGGTAGCCGGTGTGATCCCCGCTATGGTGATGACCTATCTGATGGGGCTACCCAAGCAGGACTACAAAAAGCTGGTGCGCTGGGCGAACGCCTTTATGGTGTCGTCAGATTTCACCCCCGAAGAGCGCCTGGAGTGCAACAAAGAACTGTTTGAGTACTTTGTCGCCAAGGTCGGGGAGCGTTATGCCGCGATTGAGGCGGGTGAAGAAGTCGAAGATAACCTGATGACGGCATTTATCAATGCCGAGAGCGATGGCGATACCCTCACTAAGGATGAGGTCACGCTGTTTTGTATCACCCTGGTGGTCGCAGGCGCGGAAACTACCACCTATTTCCTCGGTAACCTGATCGGTGTGCTATTAGAGGACAAGACCTGGTTTGACAAGCTCAAGCAGGACAGAAAGCTAATCCGCCCCTTTATGGAAGAGTGCCTGCGTCGGGATGGTCCACCGCAACGCTTGTTCCGTGTGGTACTAGAAGACTGTGAAGTTGGCGGCCGACAGCTGAAGAAAGGTGAGTGGCTGGCCTTCTTTATGGCGGCGGGTAACCACGATGAGAGTGCTTTCCCCAATCCCGAGCAGTTCATTATCAACCGTGACAACATCAACCGCCACCTTACCTTTGGCCGGG
It encodes:
- a CDS encoding DUF4286 family protein; amino-acid sequence: MARYSMLVLSRPVAGQDEAYNDWYQNTHLQQIVSLPGFVSAQRFKLRVNMRGENAYPYAAIYEIDTDDVDAAFAALEKASSDGSLIMAPAFDTETVYASIYEPLGEPVCESSAESEQGDDGG
- a CDS encoding acyl-CoA dehydrogenase family protein, translating into MSETQLEQFRQEVRGWLGDNIPQGWRAAMTNAEQPAFVELQQAWFKKLVEQGYATPHWPEGWHGGGRSLAEQKVIFEEVARADAPRLILYFVALYHAACTLFECGSQAQKDKYLPGILNGEIWCQGFSEPNAGSDLASLKTRAERRGDKYIINGQKTWSTMAQYADRCLLLARTDGSGPPQAGLTYLLLDMKAKGVSVRPIDQITGDDEFAEIFFDDVEVSVEDRVGEEGNGWAVAQATLASERGLTLVELTQRMRGGLSMLVETLKSQGRLDDPHMRQQLGQVIPQVNAACAVADRYLQKRISDQEQVGDASIVKLYYAQVLRELVRLGVQSEGLAGQYHGGFMRGATQETGNWALDFMNSYNWSIAGGSNEVQRNIIAERMLGMPREPKQWQLS
- a CDS encoding acyl-CoA dehydrogenase family protein; its protein translation is MSVEFQELRDAVRQVVDGLDKLGAEQDYWHQCLELGWLMVAAPEELGGLGMGCEAAVAVQLELGRGLSGAPYLPAVMAVSAICDSGLDDKSERLEKIFTGEAITAALVDGGLSASAQTLSGTLNAVLSADSATQLLFWTDDQSLVAIADLSHSAISAQGRDTWDTTRRLFDVELQSLPVADVTVLAEGRSAQTMIKQLRMQRDLGLAADAVGASTALLEMTVEHLNTRIQFRRPLAMFQALKHRCADMKTLCEASEALLISVLDTDSDADVMAAKQMATSHYATVAEEALQLHGGIGMAVEHPCHLYLKRAMLNPHLGTSSAACAESAVQALLDSVA
- a CDS encoding MDR family oxidoreductase, whose amino-acid sequence is MFSAILINKDDNGQTVEVSQIDEAQLPEGNVSIDVEYSTMNYKDGLAITGSSPVVRKFPMVPGIDLAGVVTESSHADYKAGDKVVLNGWGVGEGHWGGLSQKARLNGDWLVPLPSAFTTRQAMAIGTAGYTAALCVDALVNHGVTPDQGEILVTGATGGVGSVAVSLLAKAGFTVIALTGKTSDAEYLKQLGASDVMDRAEMSEKGRPLQKERWAGVVDTAGSHILANACASTKYGGAVAACGLAQGADLPSTVMPFILRGVALLGVDSVMAPKAPRMAAWERLAKDLDASHLDLIAKDISLAEAIDVADQLMKGTLRGRVVVDVNK
- a CDS encoding MarR family winged helix-turn-helix transcriptional regulator; its protein translation is MKNSWKKPTDVPATQDNAPAMFLDYFYPIHFSIGMKIEAGLMECGRLDRHQTVIMWILRSELQRTEKTAIHRKDVVRLMTNWYDITSSSVSKALRALSREPLGYITLSEDPNSGREKLIEMTDAGRQHCDEMIASACKVIRRITDHFSKEENQMGIYMFMRMDDEFSAYRDDDNK
- a CDS encoding aldehyde dehydrogenase family protein, translated to MESNSLSTQFQALSRAAGDEVYPSLAVRRDRLTRLEAMLRDKEGLLCDAMNQDYGHRSKRQSAFADITTTLKSINHARRHLRFWMAKTPRQVDMSLRLTGARSYSEYVPKGVVGVISPWNFPVNLTFSPVVSAFAAGNRVFIKPSEVTPATAELIQAACSEYFQPDEVAVACGGVEVAKQFVELPFDHLIYTGGEVIAKSIMAAAANNLVPLTLELGGKSPVMIADDADLSQAAKKVAFGKIFNAGQICIAPDYVMLNPAQLEPFVSALEAALQHMASAHDSDGVDVVNDRHRQRIDFLVDEARQAGADVRTVQCGAYRADIVINPDADMAICSQEIFGPVVVVRTCNSVTEQLAEVAARPHPLVAYYFGRSSAGFEHVARQIRCGALVKNDIIFQYANDDFPFGGVGASGMGKYRGIDGFQEFSNLRPVFKSGAIDTSSLVTPPYPRLFEAVNNIMRKL
- a CDS encoding cytochrome P450; this encodes MSQVTVNSGASNVDAVLDAMLSPETIQNPYPSYKVLRDNPPVYGLLDYPPGTVPGVDQPFPAWVFTRYDDVDFILRNPQLFSSEDPMQANSSAPSLMLVNHDQPRHTALRNLAKIAFTPRRIHDNIVDRLRADVTTIIAENLGKQTDFMESVAGVIPAMVMTYLMGLPKQDYKKLVRWANAFMVSSDFTPEERLECNKELFEYFVAKVGERYAAIEAGEEVEDNLMTAFINAESDGDTLTKDEVTLFCITLVVAGAETTTYFLGNLIGVLLEDKTWFDKLKQDRKLIRPFMEECLRRDGPPQRLFRVVLEDCEVGGRQLKKGEWLAFFMAAGNHDESAFPNPEQFIINRDNINRHLTFGRGIHHCLGAPLARVEGETMLNGILDTCSTVEGELSNTRRQSGGLLAYGFSTLPVVLKPSEAGEG